Part of the Neisseria brasiliensis genome is shown below.
TCTGCCGACGCTGCGTAAAGAGCTGCTGGAAGTGCTGTCTAAGTATGTGAACGTATCTTTAGACGATATCCGCATTTCCCAAGAGAAACAAGACGGCTTGGACGTTCTTGAACTGAACATCACCCTGCCTGAACAAAAAAAGGCCGCTGAATGACTTTAACCGAATTGCGTTATATCGTCGCCGTTGCCCAAGAGCGCCATTTCGGCCGCGCAGCGCGACGCTGCTTTGTCAGCCAGCCTACCCTTTCCATTGCGATTAAAAAGCTGGAAGAAGAGTTGTCGGTTTCGCTGTTTGACCGCAGCAGCAACGACATCATCACCACCGAAGCGGGCGAACGCATCGTTGCCCAAGCCCGCCGCGTGTTGGAAGAAGCCGATTTAATCAAGCATTTGGCCAACGAAGAGCAAAACGAATTGGAAGGCGCATTCAAGTTGGGCCTGATTTTCACCGTGGCCCCTTATTTGTTGCCGAAGCTGATTGTTTCACTGCGCGACACCGCGCCGAAAATGCCGCTGATGCTCGAAGAAAACTACACCTACACGCTGACCGAATCGCTCAAACGCGGCGATTTGGATGCCATCGTGGTGGCGGAACCTTTCCAAGAGCCGGGCATTGTGACCGAGCCGTTGTATGACGAACCATTCTTCGTGATTGTGCCCAAAGGCCATCCGTTTGAAGAACTGGATGCCATC
Proteins encoded:
- a CDS encoding hydrogen peroxide-inducible genes activator gives rise to the protein MTLTELRYIVAVAQERHFGRAARRCFVSQPTLSIAIKKLEEELSVSLFDRSSNDIITTEAGERIVAQARRVLEEADLIKHLANEEQNELEGAFKLGLIFTVAPYLLPKLIVSLRDTAPKMPLMLEENYTYTLTESLKRGDLDAIVVAEPFQEPGIVTEPLYDEPFFVIVPKGHPFEELDAITPSMLAEEQVLLLTEGNCMRDQVLSSCSELAAKQKIQGLTNTLQGSSINTIRHMVASGLAISVMPATALTENDHLLFSIIPFEGTAPNRRVVLAYRRNFVRPKALTALRAAILNSQLNGVSFVKD
- the minE gene encoding cell division topological specificity factor MinE, with amino-acid sequence MSLLDILFGRKPKTAEVARDRLQIIIAQERANENGNSAPDYLPTLRKELLEVLSKYVNVSLDDIRISQEKQDGLDVLELNITLPEQKKAAE